In the Sandaracinus amylolyticus genome, AACACGCGCCCCTCGACGTGCGAGAGCATCGTGTCGCTCGCCGCGCGCGAGAGCAGGCGACGCGCGAGGGCGAGCGATCCGAGCTCGAGCCCGTCGAGCTCGCGCAGCGGGGCCTCGCTCGGCGCGCTCGGTGCGACGGGCGGCGCGCTCGCGACGGCGACCACGACGTCGTCGGGATGCGGCGGCAGCGGCGCCTCGATCGGGCGATCCTCGGCGGTCACTTCCTCCGGCGGCGCGACGCGCCCGCTCGCCGCCGCACGTGACGCGAGGCGCTGCACGAACGTCGGCCCACCATCGAAGAGCGCGGCGGGGTTCACCGCGTGCCCGTCGTGCCAGAGCTCGAAGTGCAGGTGCGGCCCGCGCGCGATCCCGGTGCGCCCCACGAGCGCGATGCGCTCGCCGCGCCGCACGCGATAGCCCGGCTGCACCGTGGTCCGCGCGTTGTGCGCGTACAGCGAGACCCACCCGTTCGCGTGCACGATCAGCACGAGGTTCCCGTATCCGCGCACCTCGTTGTCGCTGTACGCGACGATGCCGTCCGCCGCCGCGCGCACCACCGTGCCCGGCTCCGCCGCGATGTCGATCCCGCGATGGATCAGATCGGGACGCGTGGTGCGCACGTAGCCGTAGCCGCGCACCCAACGACCCTCGTCGACGGGCCAGAGCAGACGTGAAGGCTCGCGCCCGTTCGATGCAGCGACCCACGCATCGAGCGGGCGACCGTGCAGCAGCTGGTGCGCGCACTCGCGCGTGCCGAGCCCGAGCTGCTCGGCGCGCACCTTCGACGCCCCGCGCGGCGTGGGCACACGACGCGGGCCATCACTGAAGCGCGAGTAGTCGAAGCGCCGCGGCGCGTGATCGTGCTCGTCCTCGAGGTCGGCATCCCCGGTCGCGCTCTCGACGAGCTCGCGCGCTTGATCCGCGGGATCGGGATCGGCACGCACGAGCATCGAGACGCTCACGATCCCCGCGACGATCACCAAGCACGACAGCCGCACCCACATGCCCCGATACCGACCAGACCCGGATCGATCGGTCAAAGAATCGGCGCGCGGTGGCCCCAGACCGCGTCATTGACGCCGCCTCGCGCGCATGACCACGATGGCCTCCCCATGTCGGCCACCGAGTCGATCATCCCGTTCTCGCAGTCACCTCGCGGCGTCGCGCAGGCCCGCCTCGAAGCGCTCATCTCGCGCTTCGGCGATCGCATGGTGCGCATCGCGGAGGACCTGCTCGGCGAAGAGCTCGACGCGCGCCTCGCGCGCATCCGCACGAGCTCCAACGAGGCCGGCGTCGATCCCTTCGGCTTCGATCCCGGCACCGCGCGCTACGTGCTCGCGCTCTCCGCGTTCCTGCATCGCTACTACTTCCGCACCGAGGTCCACGGGATCGATCGCATCCCCGAGGGTCGCGTCCTCGTGATCGCGAACCACTCGGGCCAGATCCCGATGGACGGCGTGATGATCGGCACCTCGCTGATGCTCGACGCCGAGCCGCCGCGCTTCCCGCGCTCGATGGTCGAGCGCTGGAGCGCCGAGCTCCCGTTCGTGTCGGTGCTCTTCCCGCGTTGCGGTCAGGTCGTCGGATCGCCCGACAACGCGCGTCGCCTGCTCGATCAGGAAGAGGCGCTCATCGTCTTTCCCGAGGGCTCGCGCGGCATCTCGAAGACGTGGGATCAGCGCTACCAGCTCGTGGACTTCGGGCTCGGATTCATGCGCCTCGCGCTCGAGACGAACACCCCGATCGTGCCGGTCGCGGTGATCGGCGGCGAGGAGCAGCTCCCCTCGGTCGCGAACATCCGCCCGCTCGCGCGCCTGCTCGGCATGCCCGCGTTCCCGGTGATCCCGCACGTGATGCTCGGCCTGCCGGTGCCGCTGCCCACGCGTTATCGCCTCTGGTTCGGCGAGCCCCTGCGTTTCGAGGGCGATCCCGACGACGACGACGCGGTGATCGAGCAGAAGGTCGCGGTGGTGAAGCAGTCGATCCAGTCGGCGCTGCACCACGGGCTCAAGGAGCGCAAAAGCATCTTCTGGTGAGGATCCGAGCGGTTGCGCTCGCTCTCTCCCACACCTTGACGAAGCCGCGCGCGCGTACTCTTCTTCGCCCCGTGATGACGCGCGCCTCGCTTCGGATCCTGGCTGTTCTCCTTCTCGCGGGCTGTGGGGGCGGCACGCAATCCACGCTGCCCGACGAGTCGGGCGACGACACGACGGGCGGCATGTCCCATCGCATCGTCGACATGCCGACGGGCCTGGGCGGCACCCAGTGGCGCTGGATCGAAGCGCACTGCACCGAGGGCCCGCTCGATCTCGCGTCGCGCGGCTTCGCGCAGGAGCTCCGGGTCGAGCAGGACGGCGAGTCGCTGCTGCTCACCTACGACCAGACCTTCGCGAACGAAGAGTGCTCGCAGACCGTCGTGCAGCGCGTCTCGCCGCCCGAGCAGCCGGGCGAGCTCCGCATGGAAGAGATCGCGCGCGTCACGGTGCCCTCGACCGAGGCGTGCTTCGGTCGGCCCGAGCAGCCGCGCCCCGGCGAGGTCCGCCGCAGCGGCCAGCTCCTCGAGGTGCTCGTGCAGCGCTCGAACTGGTGCAACGGCTTCGAGGTGCGGATGGTCTACGCGCCCGCGTCGCCCGACGAGCTCGACGACGCGGAGATCGTGCGTCGCTGGGTCGCGCACTACGGCCGCGGCGATGCCGATCGCATCGCGCAGCTCTTCGCCGAGACCGGCTCGCTGCTCGAGCCGTTCACCGAGACGCAGACCGGTGACCCCTATCGCCACGACGGCCGCGCAGCGGTGCGCACGTGGTTCGCCGAGACCTTCGCGACGGCCCCCTGGCGAGCGATGCGCATCGTGTCGATGCAGCCGGGCGAACAGCCGCACACGATGGTGGTCGAGTGGGAGTACATGGATCCGCGGCTCGCCGAGCCGCTGCGGGGGCGGAGCCGCTTCACGCTCGCGGCGGGCGAGATCTTCGAGGCGCAGCTCGAGCTGCTCGGCGCGCCCGTGCTCGCGCCCGAGGGCGGCGCGGCTGCGCCTGCGACGAGTGGATGAGCACCAGACGATCTCGTGACCCGGGGGGGTTCGCGTGAACGAGTTCAAGCGTCCGAGCGCGCGCGCACCGCGGGGGAGCGGAGCGTCGACCGAGAGTGGGCCGGGCAGCATCCCGGCCCCGAGCCGTCCCGTCGCCGAGCCGATCGATCCGCTCGCGAACGTGACGTCGCCGGGCATCCCGATGCCCATCCTCGACGAAGGCGAGGGCGCGGTGCTGATCACCGGCATCTGCGGTCGCCTCGGTCGCCTGGTCGCGCGCCAGGTCCACCGCGTCGGGCCGGTGGTCGGCATCGATCGACGGCCCTTCCACGGCAAGCCGAAGGACATCGTCCACCACCAGTTCGATCTCCGCCGCAAGAAGACGCGCGACGTGTTCCGCGCCGGCGGCATCAAGGCCGTGGTGCACCTCGGCGTGATGCACGACCCGCGTGCGAGCCGGAAGGAGCACTACTCCTGGAACGTCGTCGCGTTCCAGAAGCTGCTCGAGTACATGACGCAGTACGGCGTGCCGAAGCTCGTGCTGCTCTCGAGCGCGAACGTCTACGGCCCGAGCCCGGACAACCCGCAGTTCCTCACCGAGGAAGCGCCGCTGCTCGGGGCCCAGCACTTCAGCGAGATCCGCGACCTCGTCGAGGTCGACATGCTCGCGCAGAGCTTCTTCTGGAAGCACCCCGAGATCGAAACGGTGATCCTGCGCCCGTGCCACATCCTCGGCACGGTCCACAACGCGCCGAGCAACTACCTGCGCCTCGATCGCCCGTGGTCGATGCTCGGCTTCGATCCGATGGTGCAGGTCATCCACGAGCGCGACGTCGCGTACGCGCTGCAGCTCGCGCTGCGCCCCGGCGTGCGCGGCATCTTCAACCTGAAGGGCCCCGGCGAGGTCCCGCTCTCGCGCATCATGCGCATCCTCGGCAAGACGCCGATGCGCATCCCGATGACGGTCGCGAAGCCGCTGCTCGAGCGCATGTGGGACCTGCGGATGACGAGCTTCCCGGTCCCCGAGCTCGATCACATCCGCTACGTGTGCATGGTCGACGACTCGCGGGCCCGCGACATCCTCGGCTTCCGCCCGCACTTCTCGCTCGAAGACACGGTGCGCGCGGTCGAAGGCTGACGACGGAACGGCGAAGGCCGCGCCCTCTCGGGTCGCGGCCTTCGTCGTCCGCTCTCGATCGCCCTCAGCGATTGCGGCAGGTGCCGTTCAAGCAGTCGCGACCGTCCGCACAGTCGCTCTCGCGGCGGCACTCGGGCGTCATCGTCTCGCTCGTCGCGAAGCAGTAGTAGACGCCACCCTCGGGACGGCAGAGCGGGAGCTGCGCGTCGATGCTCAGGCACTGCGAGTCCTGCATCGTCGGGCAGGGCGTGCGGCAGACGCCCGCGACGCACTTGCGGCCGGTCATGCAGTCCGAGTCCTCGTCGCAGAAGGGCTCGGGCTCCCAGTCGGGGCGGCAGAACGAGTCCTCGGGCGCGCAGTAGCTGCCCGCGCCGCAGGTGCGGGCCGCGCTGCTGCAGTCGGGCAGGCAGCGGTCGTCGACGCAGTGCTCGCCGAGGTCGCACTGCGAGGTCGTGGTGCACTCGTCCGCGGGACGGCAGAACCCGTTCTGGCACGAGTCACCGGCCGCGCAGCCCGCGTCGTTCGTGCACACGCCCGTGCACTCGTTGTTCAGGCAGACGTTGCCGGGGGCGCAGTCGCGGTCGCGGCCGCAGGTGTCGTCGATCGGGCGGCAGTAGCCCTCGATGCACACCTCGCTCGCGGCGCAGTCGGCGTTCGCGCGGCACGCGTTGGCGGGGCGCGGCGCGCAGGTGCCGCGCGGGTCGCACCAGAGGCCGTCGGCGCAGTCCTCGTCGTTCTCGCAGGTGCCCGAGGGCGTGCACTCGCCGTCGGTACAGACCTCGCCCGCGGTGCAGTCGCCGTCGACGCGGCAGGTCGAGGGGCCGCTGGGCACGCAGGTGCGCGAGGCGCTGCAGACGAAGCCGTCCTCGCAGTCGCCGTCGTCGTCGCACTCGCCGGTGGGCACACACTCGCCGTCGATGCTGCAGATCTCGCCCGTGCGGCAGTCGAGATCGCGGTCGCAGTCGCGACCGGGGCCGTCGTCGCCGTCGTCCGTCCAGATCGGGCAACCAGGCAGGAAGGCGAAGAGCGGAAGAGCGAGGAGCACTCCACGCAGCATTCTCATCGGGACGACTCCTTTGGAGCGGATGCGGCGCAACGGTGTGCGATGATCATGCCACGACGGGCTCTCGCGGATCGCAGCGTTTCCGGCGGGATCTGCGGGTGACGTCGTAAACGGAGGTTCACGACGGAGCGCGCGCTGTCGTGAAGTCGCGTTTTCGATCCCGAGGCTGGAGCCGCTCAACCCGGCTCCTCGTCGGGGGGCTCGGGCGCGTCCTCGGCGGGCTCGTCGGCGTCGCTCTCGGGGCGCGCGGGGCGACCCACGAAGCGACGCAGCGGGTCGCGGGGACGTCCCTCGACGTGCCACTCGAAGTGGAGGTGGGAGCCG is a window encoding:
- a CDS encoding nuclear transport factor 2 family protein; the protein is MSHRIVDMPTGLGGTQWRWIEAHCTEGPLDLASRGFAQELRVEQDGESLLLTYDQTFANEECSQTVVQRVSPPEQPGELRMEEIARVTVPSTEACFGRPEQPRPGEVRRSGQLLEVLVQRSNWCNGFEVRMVYAPASPDELDDAEIVRRWVAHYGRGDADRIAQLFAETGSLLEPFTETQTGDPYRHDGRAAVRTWFAETFATAPWRAMRIVSMQPGEQPHTMVVEWEYMDPRLAEPLRGRSRFTLAAGEIFEAQLELLGAPVLAPEGGAAAPATSG
- a CDS encoding SDR family oxidoreductase, whose product is MPILDEGEGAVLITGICGRLGRLVARQVHRVGPVVGIDRRPFHGKPKDIVHHQFDLRRKKTRDVFRAGGIKAVVHLGVMHDPRASRKEHYSWNVVAFQKLLEYMTQYGVPKLVLLSSANVYGPSPDNPQFLTEEAPLLGAQHFSEIRDLVEVDMLAQSFFWKHPEIETVILRPCHILGTVHNAPSNYLRLDRPWSMLGFDPMVQVIHERDVAYALQLALRPGVRGIFNLKGPGEVPLSRIMRILGKTPMRIPMTVAKPLLERMWDLRMTSFPVPELDHIRYVCMVDDSRARDILGFRPHFSLEDTVRAVEG
- a CDS encoding lysophospholipid acyltransferase family protein, translated to MSATESIIPFSQSPRGVAQARLEALISRFGDRMVRIAEDLLGEELDARLARIRTSSNEAGVDPFGFDPGTARYVLALSAFLHRYYFRTEVHGIDRIPEGRVLVIANHSGQIPMDGVMIGTSLMLDAEPPRFPRSMVERWSAELPFVSVLFPRCGQVVGSPDNARRLLDQEEALIVFPEGSRGISKTWDQRYQLVDFGLGFMRLALETNTPIVPVAVIGGEEQLPSVANIRPLARLLGMPAFPVIPHVMLGLPVPLPTRYRLWFGEPLRFEGDPDDDDAVIEQKVAVVKQSIQSALHHGLKERKSIFW
- a CDS encoding M23 family metallopeptidase, translating into MRLSCLVIVAGIVSVSMLVRADPDPADQARELVESATGDADLEDEHDHAPRRFDYSRFSDGPRRVPTPRGASKVRAEQLGLGTRECAHQLLHGRPLDAWVAASNGREPSRLLWPVDEGRWVRGYGYVRTTRPDLIHRGIDIAAEPGTVVRAAADGIVAYSDNEVRGYGNLVLIVHANGWVSLYAHNARTTVQPGYRVRRGERIALVGRTGIARGPHLHFELWHDGHAVNPAALFDGGPTFVQRLASRAAASGRVAPPEEVTAEDRPIEAPLPPHPDDVVVAVASAPPVAPSAPSEAPLRELDGLELGSLALARRLLSRAASDTMLSHVEGRVFSTLLFPVRDGTTARPFRSSRAPMQLAGAPDAAVRAAADGLVVFAGELPGRGPSIVLLHRNGWVTAYVGVGVLAAEVGTRVERGAWIARMGATPVELELRIGGIARDPGELLFTPTAPIP